A single genomic interval of Hyphomicrobium methylovorum harbors:
- a CDS encoding SRPBCC family protein — MSEMKPQNSAATSKNTVKLHRVFAAKPEKIYRAFLDAEAMAKWLPPAGFTCKVHHFDAKVGGKFKMSFKNFTTEKEHSFGGEYLELVPSKRIRYNDKFDDANLPGEMEVTVILKEVSVGTEINIEQAGIPTVIPLEACYLGWQQSLAQLAQLVEPDIAE; from the coding sequence AATGAAGCCTCAGAATTCGGCTGCAACGTCCAAAAACACCGTCAAACTGCACCGCGTTTTCGCGGCCAAACCGGAGAAAATTTACCGCGCGTTCCTCGATGCCGAGGCAATGGCGAAGTGGCTGCCGCCCGCCGGCTTCACTTGCAAGGTCCACCATTTCGACGCAAAGGTCGGCGGCAAATTCAAAATGTCGTTCAAAAACTTCACAACGGAAAAGGAGCATTCGTTCGGAGGCGAGTATCTTGAACTCGTTCCCTCAAAGCGCATTCGCTACAACGACAAATTCGACGATGCGAATCTTCCCGGCGAAATGGAAGTTACGGTAATTCTCAAGGAAGTTTCGGTCGGCACCGAAATCAACATTGAGCAAGCAGGTATTCCAACCGTTATTCCACTCGAAGCGTGTTACCTCGGCTGGCAGCAATCTCTCGCCCAGCTCGCGCAACTCGTCGAGCCAGATATCGCCGAATAG
- a CDS encoding DUF2165 family protein, whose product MLITRLAKIVMCLSLGLFCLLVAFDNVTNYGTNYQFVQHVLSMDTTFPDSGIKYRAITNPVIWQLAYASIIAAEAITGVLFVIGAGKLWRHRLASAEVFNRAKGYAIAAGTLAFLIWFFGFTVVGGEWFGMWESKTWNGQEAAFRFYMSVLAVLILLNQPDCDH is encoded by the coding sequence CTGTTCTGCCTGCTTGTGGCTTTCGACAACGTGACGAACTACGGGACGAACTACCAATTCGTTCAGCACGTGCTGAGCATGGACACGACGTTTCCCGATAGTGGCATCAAATATCGCGCGATCACGAACCCGGTCATTTGGCAGCTTGCCTACGCTTCGATCATTGCCGCTGAAGCCATTACCGGCGTTTTGTTCGTTATTGGCGCGGGGAAGCTGTGGCGGCATCGCTTGGCCTCCGCTGAGGTGTTCAACCGCGCAAAAGGCTACGCCATCGCAGCGGGAACGCTGGCCTTTCTGATTTGGTTCTTCGGCTTCACTGTCGTCGGTGGAGAGTGGTTCGGCATGTGGGAGTCGAAGACGTGGAACGGGCAGGAGGCCGCGTTCCGCTTTTACATGTCTGTTCTTGCTGTTCTCATTCTTCTCAATCAGCCCGACTGCGATCACTAG